Proteins from a single region of Pirellulales bacterium:
- a CDS encoding DUF4339 domain-containing protein: protein MSPPRWGSPEISSRHPRAKPWAKNTPLCQIFDGQTVGPFTALSLQERIMTGLTGATDPVWMQGNQHWLPAARMPGLVFPVQRISISAWLKRNRIVLASVVFAVMALIVAPTWYVLALNANRMGKLREQQEAEAQREQLVSSKAIAAQDRQQRERIKRDDDRLRYTELLQKYELELEGVRERSHERVMHGLDADALNRQIVELAEKIDGVKGKINEIDAAK, encoded by the coding sequence TTGAGCCCACCCCGATGGGGCTCGCCAGAAATTTCCTCCCGTCACCCACGGGCAAAGCCCTGGGCTAAAAATACACCGCTATGTCAGATTTTCGACGGGCAAACCGTGGGGCCATTCACGGCCCTGTCGCTGCAAGAGCGAATTATGACCGGCCTGACCGGCGCTACCGATCCGGTTTGGATGCAAGGCAATCAGCATTGGCTGCCGGCGGCGCGCATGCCCGGGCTGGTTTTTCCGGTGCAGCGAATTTCAATCTCCGCCTGGCTGAAAAGAAATCGCATTGTGCTGGCCTCCGTTGTGTTCGCGGTGATGGCGCTGATTGTAGCGCCAACCTGGTATGTGTTGGCTTTGAACGCCAACCGCATGGGCAAGCTCCGCGAGCAACAGGAGGCCGAGGCCCAGCGGGAGCAACTGGTCTCGTCCAAAGCCATTGCCGCCCAAGACCGCCAGCAGCGAGAGCGCATTAAGCGCGACGATGACCGCCTACGCTATACCGAGCTGCTGCAAAAATACGAGCTCGAGCTGGAAGGCGTGCGGGAACGCTCGCACGAGCGCGTGATGCACGGTCTGGATGCCGACGCCTTGAACCGGCAAATTGTGGAGTTGGCCGAAAAGATCGACGGCGTGAAAGGTAAAATCAACGAAATCGACGCCGCCAAGTAG